The following proteins are encoded in a genomic region of Hoeflea phototrophica DFL-43:
- a CDS encoding transketolase: MRNKRSTEEVALGIRRRVFEHSMRNNGGYLSQACSAAEQLAFLYNEALNLGEPVLPAVPKPFAGVPSADNPDYVTGAGYNGPFEPQYDRLFIAPAHYALVAYATLIETGRMDAEGLEMFNKDGSSVEMIGAEHSPGMEVHNGTLGIGLSTGAGLAFGRKRRGDTGEVCVFMSDGEVQEGQTWEAVQAAAHHGIDNLWALMDVNDQQCDGAMDSVMEVRDIKAKFSAFGAVCVEIDAHDLGAMRQAKDEPHKGQPLIILARSSPTKGMSFLQKRFPRLHYVRFKSEEERADMNKSIAAELGIEPVELEAH; the protein is encoded by the coding sequence GTGCGCAACAAACGTTCGACCGAAGAGGTTGCCTTGGGGATTCGCAGACGGGTGTTCGAGCACTCGATGCGCAACAATGGCGGCTATCTGAGCCAGGCCTGCTCCGCCGCGGAGCAGCTCGCCTTTCTCTACAATGAGGCCCTCAATCTGGGGGAGCCGGTGCTGCCGGCGGTGCCCAAGCCTTTTGCCGGTGTGCCTTCGGCCGACAATCCCGACTATGTGACTGGTGCTGGCTACAATGGTCCGTTTGAGCCGCAGTATGACCGCTTGTTCATTGCACCTGCGCATTATGCGCTTGTGGCCTATGCAACGCTGATCGAGACCGGCCGTATGGATGCCGAAGGGCTTGAAATGTTCAACAAGGATGGCTCGTCGGTCGAGATGATCGGTGCCGAGCATTCGCCCGGCATGGAAGTCCACAATGGCACGCTCGGGATCGGGCTTTCCACCGGTGCGGGCCTTGCTTTCGGGCGCAAGCGGCGTGGCGACACCGGCGAAGTCTGCGTGTTCATGTCCGATGGTGAAGTGCAGGAAGGCCAGACCTGGGAAGCGGTCCAGGCCGCCGCTCACCATGGCATCGACAATCTCTGGGCGCTGATGGACGTTAATGACCAGCAATGTGACGGGGCGATGGACTCGGTCATGGAGGTGCGGGATATCAAGGCCAAATTCAGTGCATTCGGCGCGGTTTGCGTGGAAATCGATGCCCATGATCTCGGCGCCATGCGCCAAGCCAAAGACGAACCGCATAAAGGTCAGCCGCTGATCATCCTGGCACGATCCTCCCCCACCAAAGGCATGAGTTTTCTGCAGAAGCGGTTCCCGCGGCTGCACTACGTCCGGTTCAAATCCGAGGAAGAACGGGCCGATATGAACAAATCCATAGCCGCAGAGCTTGGCATCGAACCGGTCGAACTGGAGGCGCACTGA
- a CDS encoding metallophosphoesterase yields the protein MKLVHISDIHLNEAPILGLDPVANFKRCLAYVEAHDADAERIVITGDLTHHGGEESYRLLVDILAASPLQDKLAPRLLIGNHDHRETFASVFSSTHRDPNGFVQWTEETPAGVFVYMDTVDQGRHGGRYCEARMAWLAGVLDDARSSGARAFLFMHHNPVRVNVANADIIGIINERELQALLKRYNDVIAHMFFGHCHYSLSGSVAGISYSAPRSTNHPCWPDFSGMANRMGFGELAPNYNVCFLRDDSIVVHTIDFLDAEKVQWAIETDDAVAEIKV from the coding sequence ATGAAACTGGTACATATCTCCGACATTCACCTCAACGAAGCACCCATTCTCGGTCTTGATCCCGTCGCCAATTTCAAGAGATGCCTGGCTTATGTCGAGGCGCATGATGCGGATGCCGAGAGGATCGTGATCACCGGAGATCTGACGCATCACGGAGGAGAGGAGAGCTACCGGTTGCTTGTTGATATCCTTGCGGCAAGCCCACTCCAGGACAAGCTCGCGCCCCGGCTGCTGATCGGCAATCATGATCACCGTGAGACCTTTGCGTCGGTGTTTTCTTCAACCCATCGCGATCCGAACGGGTTTGTGCAGTGGACGGAGGAAACGCCAGCCGGTGTTTTCGTCTATATGGACACGGTTGATCAGGGGCGGCATGGCGGGCGCTATTGCGAGGCACGGATGGCCTGGCTCGCCGGCGTTCTTGACGATGCACGTTCAAGCGGCGCCCGGGCCTTTCTTTTCATGCACCACAATCCGGTGCGAGTGAATGTGGCCAATGCCGATATCATCGGCATCATCAACGAGCGCGAGCTTCAGGCATTGCTCAAACGCTACAATGATGTGATCGCACACATGTTCTTCGGCCATTGCCACTATTCGCTCAGCGGTTCGGTTGCGGGTATTTCCTATTCCGCGCCGCGCTCGACCAACCATCCTTGTTGGCCGGATTTCTCAGGGATGGCCAACCGGATGGGTTTTGGCGAACTCGCACCCAACTACAATGTCTGTTTTCTGCGCGATGACAGCATCGTGGTTCATACGATTGATTTTCTCGATGCCGAGAAGGTTCAATGGGCGATCGAGACCGATGACGCCGTGGCAGAGATCAAGGTCTAG
- a CDS encoding methyl-accepting chemotaxis protein: MSDASQMETAKRNWLKDTAQIGDQAAGGVKWGKTDVVRSSYQVFQDDPKLALTGFAAFNQAGEQVDLWTRSETPAPELAELLKSDPGQLTDPVLAASDNTVIISSPLPAGKDGVSLGQIRTVWSTEDIAASSREFALKSVALQVVILIAAVAMLLFAMRRFVGQPLAQVNQRIGALQEGDIDSDIPYAEKSDEIGVVARALSHFCEASRAKLESEADMARQRDALDAERQANMTQTEASAEVQRHVVQELGKALELLAAGDLTARVPDLGGEFAQLQDNFNRALKALEKTVGTIDSAQQSVLEASDSLGGSTDELARRTEQQAAALEQTAASLAEITDTVKESSVQATEAGNLVDSTRATATSSAEVVQSAITAMGQIEESSARIAQILKVIDDIAFQTNLLALNAGVEAARAGEAGKGFAVVAQEVRELAGRSAGAAKEIKELIEQSGAQVSSGVELVNKSGESMGQIEQQITQVAEKIGAISKAAREQASSLSQINTAINEMDTMTQKNAAMVQDSSSASQKLAGECERLADVVRSFNLTGAESRKRVARPEASNPVKQAPGGCFCP, encoded by the coding sequence ATGTCTGATGCAAGCCAAATGGAAACCGCCAAGCGGAATTGGCTCAAGGACACGGCCCAGATCGGGGATCAGGCTGCTGGCGGTGTCAAATGGGGTAAGACCGATGTTGTGCGGTCTTCCTATCAGGTGTTCCAGGACGATCCAAAACTCGCACTGACAGGATTTGCTGCCTTCAATCAGGCTGGCGAGCAGGTCGATTTGTGGACCAGGTCGGAAACTCCGGCTCCAGAGCTTGCTGAGTTGCTGAAATCCGATCCAGGCCAACTGACCGATCCGGTTCTGGCGGCAAGCGACAACACTGTCATCATTTCGTCACCGCTGCCTGCGGGAAAAGACGGAGTGTCCCTTGGACAGATCCGGACAGTCTGGAGCACGGAAGATATTGCCGCGTCTTCCCGCGAGTTTGCGCTCAAGTCCGTGGCGCTTCAGGTGGTGATATTGATTGCTGCTGTCGCCATGCTGCTGTTCGCCATGCGCCGTTTTGTCGGGCAACCTTTGGCCCAAGTCAACCAGCGAATTGGGGCATTGCAGGAAGGCGACATCGACAGCGACATTCCTTATGCCGAGAAGAGTGACGAGATCGGTGTCGTGGCTCGAGCATTGTCGCATTTCTGCGAGGCCTCACGTGCCAAACTGGAATCGGAAGCCGACATGGCCCGGCAACGCGATGCCCTGGATGCCGAACGGCAGGCAAACATGACCCAGACCGAGGCATCGGCAGAGGTTCAGCGTCATGTTGTCCAGGAGCTTGGCAAAGCACTCGAGTTGTTGGCCGCCGGGGATCTCACCGCACGTGTTCCTGATCTCGGCGGAGAATTCGCGCAGCTTCAGGACAATTTCAATCGTGCTCTGAAGGCACTTGAGAAAACGGTTGGGACCATTGATAGCGCTCAACAATCGGTTCTCGAGGCTTCAGACAGTCTCGGGGGCTCCACCGACGAATTGGCCCGGCGTACCGAACAGCAGGCCGCAGCACTGGAGCAGACAGCCGCTTCGCTGGCCGAAATTACTGATACCGTAAAGGAATCATCGGTGCAGGCGACGGAAGCCGGAAATCTGGTGGATTCCACCCGTGCAACCGCGACAAGTTCTGCCGAAGTCGTTCAATCTGCCATTACGGCGATGGGTCAAATCGAAGAGTCGTCTGCCCGTATTGCGCAGATTCTGAAAGTCATTGATGACATCGCCTTCCAGACCAATCTTCTGGCGCTGAACGCCGGAGTTGAAGCCGCCCGGGCCGGCGAAGCCGGTAAGGGCTTTGCGGTGGTTGCCCAGGAAGTCCGAGAGTTGGCTGGCAGGTCAGCTGGCGCTGCCAAGGAAATCAAGGAACTGATCGAACAAAGTGGAGCGCAAGTCAGCTCGGGAGTGGAGCTCGTCAACAAGAGTGGCGAATCCATGGGGCAGATCGAGCAACAGATCACGCAGGTGGCTGAGAAAATTGGCGCCATCTCCAAGGCCGCCCGCGAACAGGCCAGCAGTCTCTCGCAGATCAACACGGCTATCAACGAAATGGACACGATGACGCAAAAGAATGCGGCCATGGTCCAGGATAGCAGCTCTGCGTCTCAGAAACTGGCTGGAGAGTGTGAGCGTCTCGCCGATGTTGTCCGGTCATTCAATCTCACCGGTGCCGAATCGCGCAAGCGCGTTGCAAGGCCGGAAGCGTCCAACCCTGTCAAACAAGCGCCGGGCGGATGCTTCTGCCCATAG